A stretch of Perognathus longimembris pacificus isolate PPM17 chromosome 1, ASM2315922v1, whole genome shotgun sequence DNA encodes these proteins:
- the LOC125352230 gene encoding PRAME family member 12-like, with product MSKEQRRAADCHRLPSVPGFEVAVAGALRSHRAQVWSVKMSMRSAPTLQQLAMHSLLSNPSLAISALEDVPVLLFPSLFLEAYLTESPELETLKAALDGLDLLVAKKDRPSRWKLHVLDLRSAYPNIWKRSYPHMMRVSCPDILPEEPTARPGSEKPEEQQPLMIVADLTIKDGPQDAFQAYLLGWARKRKARVQLCCRQLQILSPSTHQIQKALRAVRPDSIRELVVNSFWHRETMKRFAPSLSRMKNLELLDFSKMSAHVYTSRSRNFWYSRKYAAHLGQLQRLQELRLHDVFFLRGQLPAILRSQTPLKTLSLTACPLKEADLRFLSQCPCTRRLKHLRLRSLLMADFSPEPLRALLEHVAGTLETLALEDCAITDGQLSAILPALGRCSQLRFLSFYGNRISMATLHSLLSHTASLGRLSQGLYPAPLESFLPPDWCLGHIHPEAFAQVRARLAQAWRDSGTTQKLQICTDFCHRRHKGQFYSLGSDGYWVVTHEALPALSALPV from the exons ATGTCCAAGGAACAGAGGAGAGCAGCAGATTGCCACAGGCTGCCCTCGGTGCCTGGCTTTGAGGTTGCCGTTGCCGGAGCCCTGCGCAGCCACCGGGCCCAGGTCTGGTCCGTGAAGATGAGCATGAGGAGCGCACCCACGCTCCAGCAGCTCGCCATGCACAGCCTGCTGAGCAACCCTTCGCTGGCCATCTCTGCCCTGGAGGATGTGCCCGTGCTgctgttcccttctctctttctcgaGGCCT ACCTGACCGAGTCACCAGAGCTGGAAACCTTGAAAGCTGCCCTGGATGGGCTCGATCTGCTGGTGGCCAAGAAAGATCGTCCCAGTCGGTGGAAACTGCACGTTCTCGATCTGCGGAGTGCGTACCCCAACATCTGGAAACGAAGCTACCCCCACATGATGCGCGTGTCTTGTCCAGACATCTTGCCTGAGGAGCCCACAGCCAGACCCGGGTCAGAGAAGCCTGAAGAACAACAGCCCTTGATGATCGTGGCGGACCTCACCATCAAAGATGGCCCCCAGGATGCCTTCCAAGCCTACCTGCTGGgctgggccaggaagaggaaagcacGAGTGCAGCTGTGCTGTAGGCAGCTGCAGATTCTGTCCCCCTCCACCCAtcaaatccagaaggctctgcgtGCGGTGCGCCCGGACTCCATCCGGGAATTGGTGGTGAACAGCTTCTGGCATCGAGAAACCATGAAAAGGTTTGCTCCTTCCCTGAGCCGCATGAAGAACCTTGAGCTCCTGGACTTCTCCAAGATGAGCGCGCATGTCTACACTTCCCGCTCCAGGAATTTCTGGTATTCCCGCAAGTACGCAGCACACCTGGGGCAGCTGCAGCGCCTCCAGGAGCTGCGCCTGCACGACGTCTTCTTCCTCCGTGGACAGCTGCCCGCCATCCTCAGGAGCCAGACCCCTCTGAAGACCTTGTCTCTCACTGCCTGTCCCCTGAAGGAAGCCGACCTGAGGTTTCTGTCCCAGTGTCCCTGCACCCGCCGGCTCAAGCACCTGCGCCTGAGGAGCTTGCTCATGGCCGACTTCAGTCCCGAGCCCCTGCGGGCCCTGCTGGAGCACGTGGCcggcaccctggagaccctggccctggaggactgTGCCATCACGGATGGCCAGCTCTCGGCCATCCTGCCCGCCCTGGGCCGGTGCTCTCAGCTCCGCTTcctcagtttctatggaaaccgcATCTCCATGGCCACCCTGCACAGCCTGCTGAGccacacagccagcctgggccgctTGAGCCAAGGGCTCTATCCCGCCCCTCTGGAGAGCTTCCTCCCTCCAGACTGGTGCCTGGGCCACATCCACCCCGAGGCATTTGCCCAGGTTCGAGCTAGGTTGGCGCAAGCATGGAGAGATTCCGGGACAACCCAGAAGCTCCAGATCTGCACCGATTTCTGTCATCGCCGCCACAAGGGCCAATTCTATAGCCTGGGATCCGATGGCTACTGGGTGGTCACGCACGAGGCTCTTCCTGCACTTTCGGCCCTGCCTGTTTAG